One genomic segment of Clostridium saccharoperbutylacetonicum N1-4(HMT) includes these proteins:
- a CDS encoding lipopolysaccharide biosynthesis protein has translation MSNKSKLKNGIMITFIAKYSNVITQLIINSILARLLMPEEFGVIAIITVFISFFNILGDMGIGPAIIQNKSLDDKEISDIFKFSVMGALVIAIGFYFFSYFIAFFYTNRIYIKLGFLLSFSVFFFICNIVPNALIYKKQNFKLVGIINVCANIGVGIITITLALNGWSYYSLIFDSISKSLFIFIFSFTFSKIKIKKGYSYNAVKKIRNYSSYQFLFNFINYFTRNLDNILIGKFLGSSTLGYYDKSYKLMLYPVQNLTNVITPVLHPVLSEYQDQIDVIYDTYIEVVKVLAYIGIFVSVYCFFSSKEIIRIMYGTNWDKSIPAFRILSLSIVIQMVLSSIGSIFQSTGYVNKLFSTGLVSACFTITAIAIGVMSKSLEVLAMGIVISFAFNFIQCFYVLMKHVFNKKFSEFLLNIKNVLIIGFIMVCGYLLTSKISIDNVLISAIVKLVIGIITYLIGLIITKEYKLLKSIIIK, from the coding sequence GTGAGTAATAAATCAAAGTTAAAAAATGGAATAATGATAACTTTTATAGCAAAATATAGTAATGTAATTACCCAATTAATAATAAATTCAATATTAGCTAGATTATTAATGCCAGAAGAATTTGGTGTAATTGCAATAATAACTGTATTTATATCATTTTTTAATATTTTAGGTGATATGGGGATTGGACCAGCCATAATACAGAATAAATCATTAGATGATAAAGAAATATCAGATATATTTAAGTTTTCAGTAATGGGAGCATTAGTTATTGCAATTGGATTTTATTTCTTTTCGTATTTTATTGCATTTTTTTATACAAATAGAATTTACATAAAATTAGGATTTCTATTATCATTTTCGGTATTTTTCTTTATATGTAATATAGTACCGAATGCATTAATATATAAAAAACAAAATTTTAAATTAGTAGGAATAATTAATGTTTGTGCTAATATAGGTGTGGGAATTATTACTATAACACTTGCATTAAATGGTTGGTCATATTATTCATTGATATTTGATTCAATTTCAAAAAGTTTATTTATTTTTATATTTTCTTTTACATTTTCTAAAATTAAAATTAAAAAAGGATATTCTTATAATGCTGTTAAAAAGATAAGAAATTATTCTAGCTATCAATTCTTATTTAATTTCATTAATTATTTCACTAGAAATTTAGATAATATATTAATAGGAAAGTTTTTAGGATCATCTACATTAGGGTACTATGATAAATCTTATAAACTTATGTTATATCCAGTACAAAACTTAACAAATGTAATAACACCAGTATTGCATCCAGTGCTGTCAGAATATCAAGACCAAATTGACGTTATTTATGATACATATATAGAAGTAGTTAAAGTTCTTGCATATATAGGCATCTTTGTATCGGTATATTGTTTTTTTTCATCAAAAGAAATTATACGTATAATGTATGGAACTAACTGGGACAAGTCTATACCTGCTTTTAGAATATTATCATTATCTATAGTAATACAAATGGTTTTATCTAGTATTGGATCAATATTTCAATCGACAGGATATGTAAATAAATTATTTTCTACTGGTTTAGTGTCTGCATGTTTTACTATAACAGCAATAGCAATTGGAGTTATGAGTAAAAGCTTGGAAGTATTAGCAATGGGAATAGTAATTTCTTTTGCATTTAATTTTATACAGTGCTTTTATGTGTTAATGAAACACGTTTTTAATAAGAAATTTAGTGAATTTTTGCTAAATATAAAAAATGTATTAATAATAGGTTTTATAATGGTATGTGGTTATTTATTAACATCAAAAATATCTATAGACAATGTATTGATTAGTGCAATAGTAAAATTAGTAATAGGTATTATAACTTATTTAATTGGCTTAATTATAACTAAAGAATATAAATTATTAAAAAGCATTATTATTAAATAA
- the rfbA gene encoding glucose-1-phosphate thymidylyltransferase RfbA — translation MKGIILAGGSGTRLYPVTKAMSKQMVPIYDKPMIYYPMSVLMLAGIKDILIISTPRDIINFKELFKDGQDLGLNIKYAIQEKPNGLAEAFIIGEEFIGDDNVAMVLGDNIFYGQSFSEHLKKAAALENGAYVFGYYVQNPKAFGVVEFDEEGKVISLEEKPKNPKSKYAVPGLYFYDNSVVEKAKALKPSEREELEITDLNKVYMEEGSLKVQLLGRGMAWLDTGNHASMLQASNFVEAVQSTQGTYIACLEEIAYRQGWISSQKVIDLSKSLMKTGYGKYLVDIVEEIEVQKSREEIAATN, via the coding sequence ATGAAAGGAATAATATTAGCCGGAGGATCAGGAACAAGACTTTATCCAGTAACAAAAGCAATGTCAAAACAAATGGTGCCAATATATGATAAACCAATGATATATTATCCAATGTCAGTTTTGATGCTTGCAGGAATAAAAGATATATTAATAATATCTACACCAAGAGATATTATTAACTTTAAGGAACTTTTTAAAGATGGACAAGATTTAGGATTAAATATTAAATATGCAATTCAGGAAAAGCCTAATGGACTTGCAGAAGCATTTATTATTGGCGAAGAATTTATTGGTGATGATAATGTAGCAATGGTACTTGGAGATAATATTTTTTATGGTCAAAGCTTTTCAGAACATTTAAAAAAAGCTGCTGCATTAGAAAATGGAGCATATGTATTTGGTTATTATGTTCAAAATCCTAAAGCTTTTGGAGTAGTTGAATTTGATGAAGAGGGGAAGGTTATTTCTTTAGAAGAAAAACCTAAAAATCCAAAGTCAAAATATGCAGTACCAGGGCTTTATTTTTATGACAATTCAGTAGTTGAAAAGGCTAAAGCATTAAAACCTTCTGAAAGAGAAGAACTTGAAATAACTGATTTGAATAAAGTTTATATGGAAGAGGGTTCATTAAAGGTACAATTACTAGGTAGAGGAATGGCTTGGCTTGACACTGGAAATCATGCTTCTATGCTTCAAGCTTCTAATTTTGTTGAAGCAGTTCAAAGTACTCAAGGAACGTATATAGCATGTCTTGAAGAAATTGCTTATAGACAAGGGTGGATAAGTTCGCAAAAAGTTATTGACCTTTCAAAATCGCTAATGAAAACTGGATATGGTAAATATTTGGTTGATATAGTAGAAGAAATTGAAGTACAAAAATCAAGAGAAGAAATTGCAGCAACAAATTGA
- a CDS encoding acyltransferase family protein — MKRIEWIDFVKFVAIFYMVWAHYGAPRIIYWYVQSFHMPLFFFVSGYLFNNSNCSFKKYTVKKVKSLIIPYLLFGLINYVFWIILVRINLFKTNDNLFDPIKYLLTINTTTHLPIANALWFLTCLFIVEIIFFILVKHIKDNNITLSMVLILFSLIGYFYPLITNIRLYWGIDVACTAIVFYGFGYLFKKNKNKNIINCFYKPKIYTIILLFVISITFELLNGHVALMIITYNNYFYYYISAFASIFMYMMISIYLYNIRFISNLKVYKIFLYIGKNTISILAFNQLLIVVLFKITKTIPININVKEIINSTLIIVVLIPISYFLNKYCPIIVGKSKVNNNKLRQ, encoded by the coding sequence ATGAAAAGAATCGAATGGATTGATTTTGTGAAATTTGTGGCGATTTTTTATATGGTTTGGGCGCATTATGGTGCACCACGAATAATATATTGGTACGTACAATCATTTCATATGCCTTTATTTTTCTTTGTTTCTGGATATTTGTTTAATAATAGTAATTGCAGTTTTAAAAAGTATACCGTTAAAAAAGTCAAGTCCTTAATTATTCCATATTTGCTATTTGGATTAATCAATTATGTCTTTTGGATTATACTTGTAAGAATTAACTTATTTAAAACAAATGATAACTTATTTGATCCAATAAAATATTTATTAACTATAAATACAACTACGCATTTACCTATAGCAAATGCTCTATGGTTTTTAACTTGCTTATTTATAGTTGAGATTATTTTCTTTATTTTAGTAAAACATATTAAAGATAACAATATAACTTTATCTATGGTATTAATTTTATTTTCATTAATTGGATATTTTTATCCACTAATAACTAACATTAGATTGTATTGGGGTATAGATGTTGCATGTACAGCTATAGTTTTTTATGGATTCGGATATTTATTTAAAAAGAATAAAAATAAAAATATTATCAATTGTTTTTACAAACCTAAAATTTATACTATAATACTATTATTTGTAATCAGTATAACTTTTGAGTTACTGAATGGACATGTTGCTCTAATGATAATAACATATAATAACTATTTCTATTATTATATATCAGCATTTGCTTCTATATTTATGTATATGATGATATCGATATATTTATATAATATTAGATTTATTAGTAACTTAAAAGTATATAAAATTTTTTTATATATTGGGAAAAATACAATTTCAATTTTGGCTTTTAATCAATTACTAATAGTAGTATTATTTAAAATTACTAAAACAATCCCAATAAATATAAATGTTAAAGAAATAATAAATTCAACACTTATTATTGTAGTTTTAATACCAATATCATATTTTTTAAATAAGTATTGTCCTATTATTGTTGGTAAAAGTAAAGTGAATAATAATAAATTAAGACAATAG
- a CDS encoding glycosyltransferase — protein sequence MDNVVIILNYNDYRTTCNLINKIKNYLEIDKIVVIDNKSTNDSLKILKKYISEKIHVIESEDNKGYAYGNNVGIRYAIQKFNTEYITIANPDVIFENSTIREMKKFLKQNLDVAAVNTKIKNIKGQYEPGGTNIPTIKEDFKSMFLLNEIFKKKEINNFNEEYVNYQILFGCFFMIRSKVIEQIGMFDERTFLFGEERILGYKIKSIGMRQVTLNNLECIHEHSKSINKNISNLASKYKILYDSRLIYYKEYLNINKLSLYMFYILRSMSLGEKYIYVLVKNLIH from the coding sequence GTGGATAACGTAGTAATAATATTAAATTATAATGATTACAGAACTACATGCAATTTGATTAATAAGATAAAAAATTATTTAGAAATAGATAAAATTGTAGTTATTGATAATAAATCTACAAATGATTCTTTAAAAATATTAAAAAAATATATAAGTGAAAAAATTCATGTGATAGAGAGTGAAGATAATAAGGGGTACGCTTATGGAAATAATGTTGGTATTAGGTATGCAATTCAAAAATTTAATACTGAATATATTACAATAGCTAATCCAGATGTTATTTTTGAAAATAGTACGATTAGGGAAATGAAAAAGTTTTTAAAACAAAATTTAGATGTAGCAGCAGTAAATACTAAAATAAAAAATATTAAAGGTCAATATGAACCAGGTGGAACTAATATACCTACTATAAAAGAAGATTTTAAATCTATGTTTTTATTAAATGAAATATTTAAGAAGAAAGAAATAAATAATTTTAATGAAGAATATGTAAATTATCAGATTCTTTTTGGGTGCTTTTTTATGATTAGATCAAAGGTTATTGAGCAGATAGGAATGTTTGATGAAAGAACTTTTTTATTTGGAGAAGAAAGAATTTTAGGGTATAAAATAAAGTCTATTGGAATGAGGCAAGTTACATTAAATAATTTAGAATGCATTCATGAACATTCTAAATCAATAAATAAAAATATTTCAAATTTAGCTAGTAAATACAAAATATTATATGATAGTAGATTAATTTATTATAAAGAATATTTAAATATTAATAAATTAAGTTTATACATGTTTTATATTTTAAGATCTATGTCTTTAGGAGAGAAATATATTTATGTTTTAGTTAAGAATTTAATTCATTGA
- a CDS encoding glycosyltransferase family 4 protein translates to MKICFLTDTIFNLGGIQRVLSVLTNELVNTYDVTIICTNGTYKVNRELYKLDKKVQVIINEELCKRKLFTKIYSKVLRTLIMKIEFLNKKKFIGLLTQAFYPTDIQNNFINFFNSKDYDVIIGNQGYCSMLLGIIGNKINAKTIGWQHNSYDAYFNSPYKYNWKQDELFKVYIKKLDKYIVLTDDDKKLIDKNFMINSNRIYNPLSFTSDKKSNCEEKNIVCVGRLIQEQKGLDLLIKAFHKVSSIHKDWILYIVGDGADKDKLNELISDLNLENKIKIQPSTNNIEEYYLNSSILVSSSRWEGFGLVITEAMECGLPVIAFANSGPKEIINKPDENGILVPCEDIDALAENIIHLIENEEKRKRIAKGSIVRAQDFSISKISGEWTKIIQSLRA, encoded by the coding sequence ATGAAAATTTGTTTTTTAACAGATACTATTTTTAATTTGGGTGGTATACAAAGAGTTTTATCTGTATTAACTAATGAATTAGTTAATACTTATGATGTAACTATAATATGCACAAATGGAACATACAAAGTAAATAGAGAATTATATAAGTTAGATAAAAAAGTACAAGTTATAATTAACGAAGAATTATGTAAGAGAAAGCTTTTCACAAAAATATATTCAAAAGTATTAAGAACGTTAATTATGAAAATAGAATTTTTAAATAAAAAGAAATTTATAGGTTTGTTAACACAAGCATTTTATCCTACTGATATTCAAAATAACTTTATAAATTTTTTTAATTCTAAAGATTATGATGTAATTATAGGAAATCAAGGGTATTGCAGTATGTTATTAGGAATTATAGGAAATAAAATAAATGCAAAGACAATTGGATGGCAGCATAATTCGTATGATGCATATTTTAATTCACCATATAAATATAATTGGAAACAAGATGAACTTTTCAAAGTATATATAAAAAAATTAGATAAATATATAGTGTTAACTGATGACGATAAAAAACTTATAGATAAGAATTTTATGATAAATAGTAATAGAATATATAATCCTCTTAGTTTTACTTCTGATAAAAAATCAAACTGTGAAGAAAAAAATATTGTATGTGTAGGAAGGCTAATACAAGAACAAAAGGGATTAGATTTGCTTATAAAGGCATTTCATAAGGTTTCTTCAATTCATAAGGATTGGATATTATATATAGTTGGAGATGGAGCAGATAAAGATAAATTAAATGAATTAATTAGCGATTTAAATTTAGAAAATAAAATTAAGATACAACCCTCTACAAATAATATTGAAGAATATTATTTAAATTCATCTATTCTTGTATCTTCATCCAGATGGGAAGGATTTGGTTTAGTTATAACAGAAGCAATGGAATGTGGATTACCAGTTATAGCATTCGCTAATTCTGGACCAAAAGAAATAATAAATAAACCCGATGAAAATGGAATTTTAGTTCCATGTGAAGATATTGATGCATTAGCAGAAAATATTATACATTTAATTGAAAATGAAGAGAAAAGAAAAAGAATAGCAAAAGGATCTATAGTTAGAGCGCAAGACTTTTCTATAAGTAAAATATCCGGCGAGTGGACTAAAATAATACAATCTTTAAGGGCGTAA
- the rfbD gene encoding dTDP-4-dehydrorhamnose reductase, with product MKILITGCKGQLGNELQNIIKCGKSEISEVSENIRNSEVIALDVDVLDITNLAQVKEKLNDLKPDVVINCAAATNVDGCESNEDFAFKVNSIGPRNLAMACEKINAKLVQVSTDYVFSGVGNKPLTEYDLTAPYSSYGKTKLLGEKYVQEFCSKSFIVRTAWLYGYVGHNFVYTMMKLGKEKDLIKVVDDQIGNPTHANDLAYHILKIIETEEYGVYHCTGNGECSWYDFAKMIIELSGEKCEVKPCTSEEYKTPAKRPEYSSLDNMMLRCTVGDEMRDWKEAIKSFIKKVQ from the coding sequence ATGAAAATATTAATAACAGGATGCAAAGGCCAATTAGGCAATGAACTTCAAAATATAATAAAGTGCGGAAAATCAGAAATTAGTGAAGTTTCAGAAAATATAAGAAATTCAGAAGTTATAGCACTTGATGTAGATGTGCTTGACATAACGAATTTAGCTCAAGTTAAAGAAAAGTTAAATGACTTGAAACCAGATGTAGTAATAAATTGTGCAGCAGCAACAAATGTTGATGGTTGCGAAAGCAATGAAGATTTTGCATTTAAAGTTAACTCAATAGGGCCTAGAAATTTAGCTATGGCTTGTGAAAAAATTAATGCTAAATTAGTTCAAGTTTCAACAGATTATGTATTTAGTGGAGTTGGTAATAAACCATTAACAGAATATGATTTGACAGCGCCATATAGTTCTTATGGAAAAACTAAGCTCTTGGGAGAAAAATATGTACAAGAATTTTGCTCGAAATCTTTTATTGTTAGAACAGCTTGGTTATATGGATATGTAGGTCATAATTTTGTTTATACCATGATGAAACTTGGAAAAGAAAAAGATCTGATTAAAGTTGTTGATGATCAAATAGGGAATCCAACACATGCTAATGACTTGGCTTATCATATTTTAAAGATTATTGAAACAGAAGAATATGGCGTATATCATTGCACAGGTAATGGAGAATGTAGTTGGTATGATTTTGCTAAAATGATAATTGAATTGTCAGGAGAAAAATGTGAAGTAAAACCATGTACATCAGAAGAATACAAAACTCCAGCAAAGAGACCAGAGTATTCCTCACTTGATAATATGATGCTAAGATGCACTGTTGGTGATGAAATGAGAGATTGGAAAGAAGCAATAAAGTCATTTATTAAAAAAGTACAATAA
- a CDS encoding O-antigen ligase family protein, whose product MKKKLSILIISILVAFISIFFKVKSLFILPGMIYIVYCFKNPKRCFWITYFIALLFPIGLSNNLNLSITIVICMVVILYFVILIHSSNFRIFKLNNFVNSTFFLLSILYCIYFFVGLSKGYSASVDFKIYAMQIMLFYCTYKVINEKDDIYKLMNMTVYAMFGNAAIGVSIYLTKNLSIWNLQGTSGRFGYNAQTLFIITLSYMFFLFYNRKYLISKSILICSCFLSIILIILSQNRTNPVLILINFILIILISFTNKISLKKLIRKMGLFIFIAIVVAYGANNIINSNSDFINRYKQVSSSNNDDNLKTRMLTFDYYLDLIEEKPLGNGFGIHMPFVDAQGNFQIEESLNTDNAYINIAYKSGIIGLILYMILICSPLVKMAVNYRLSKDKLYLSMSTSYFMLLIGGSMFTSQIIHSYAVSTFMWVFISYINLYTDEKLELYNKENK is encoded by the coding sequence GTGAAAAAGAAATTAAGCATATTAATAATCAGTATTTTGGTAGCATTCATATCAATATTCTTTAAAGTAAAATCATTATTTATTTTACCAGGAATGATATATATAGTTTATTGTTTTAAAAATCCTAAAAGATGTTTTTGGATAACATACTTTATTGCATTATTATTTCCTATTGGACTTAGTAATAATCTGAATCTTTCAATCACGATTGTTATTTGTATGGTAGTAATATTATATTTTGTTATATTAATACATAGTAGCAATTTTAGAATATTTAAATTAAATAATTTTGTAAATAGTACTTTTTTTCTATTATCTATATTATATTGTATATATTTTTTTGTTGGATTAAGTAAAGGGTATAGTGCAAGTGTTGATTTCAAAATATATGCTATGCAGATTATGTTATTTTATTGTACATATAAAGTAATTAATGAGAAAGATGATATATATAAACTTATGAACATGACTGTATATGCTATGTTTGGGAATGCTGCAATTGGGGTTAGTATATATTTAACTAAAAACTTAAGCATTTGGAATTTACAAGGTACTTCTGGAAGATTCGGTTATAATGCACAAACATTATTTATAATAACATTAAGTTATATGTTTTTTTTGTTTTATAATAGAAAGTATTTAATCAGCAAATCAATATTAATATGTTCTTGTTTTTTATCGATTATATTGATAATTTTATCTCAAAATCGAACCAATCCAGTTTTAATACTTATTAATTTTATTTTAATAATACTAATTAGCTTTACAAATAAAATTTCTTTGAAAAAATTAATAAGAAAAATGGGACTATTTATATTTATTGCAATTGTTGTAGCTTATGGAGCTAATAATATTATTAATAGCAATAGTGACTTTATAAATAGATATAAACAGGTATCTTCATCAAATAATGATGATAATTTAAAAACAAGAATGCTTACATTTGACTATTATTTAGATTTAATAGAAGAAAAACCTCTTGGAAATGGATTTGGAATACATATGCCATTTGTTGATGCTCAAGGAAATTTTCAAATAGAAGAGTCACTTAATACAGATAATGCATATATAAATATTGCCTATAAATCTGGAATCATAGGTTTAATTTTATATATGATTTTAATTTGTTCTCCTTTGGTAAAAATGGCAGTTAACTATAGATTAAGTAAGGATAAGCTATATCTATCAATGAGTACATCTTATTTTATGTTATTAATAGGTGGGAGTATGTTCACAAGTCAAATAATACATTCATATGCTGTGTCTACTTTTATGTGGGTATTTATCTCGTATATAAATTTATATACAGATGAAAAACTTGAATTATATAACAAAGAAAATAAATAG
- the rfbB gene encoding dTDP-glucose 4,6-dehydratase, which produces MKTYLVTGGAGFIGSNFILYMLNKYENIKIINLDKLTYAGNLENLKSIENDERYTFVKVDVCNKELVSSLFKANDINYVVHFAAESHVDRSIKEPEIFAETNVLGTVNMLNCAKDAWETKDGFKEGVKFLHVSTDEVYGSLGAEGFFRETTPLDPHSPYSSSKAGSDFMVKAYADTYKMPVNITRCSNNYGPFQFPEKLIPLLINNCLQHKDLPVYGDGMNIRDWLFVEDHAKAIDMVINGGRLGEVYNVGGHNERTNIQIVKTVISYINENVDKAVSENLIKYVDDRKGHDRRYGIAPDKIKEELGWYPETTFEVGIKKAIKWYLDNQEWMKNVTSGDYEKYYEKMYK; this is translated from the coding sequence ATGAAAACATACTTAGTTACAGGCGGAGCAGGATTTATAGGTTCAAATTTTATTTTATATATGCTAAATAAATATGAAAATATTAAAATAATCAATTTAGATAAATTGACTTATGCAGGTAATTTAGAAAATCTTAAGTCAATTGAAAATGATGAAAGATATACATTTGTTAAAGTAGATGTTTGTAATAAAGAATTAGTTTCAAGCCTTTTTAAAGCTAATGATATAAATTATGTTGTTCACTTTGCAGCAGAATCACATGTTGATAGAAGTATAAAGGAACCAGAAATATTCGCTGAGACCAATGTACTTGGAACAGTTAATATGCTTAACTGTGCAAAAGATGCATGGGAAACAAAAGATGGATTTAAAGAAGGAGTTAAATTCCTTCATGTATCAACAGATGAAGTTTATGGATCGTTAGGTGCAGAAGGATTCTTTAGAGAAACAACTCCATTAGATCCTCATAGCCCATATTCATCAAGCAAAGCTGGATCAGATTTTATGGTTAAGGCTTATGCTGATACTTATAAAATGCCAGTTAATATAACAAGATGTTCAAATAATTATGGACCATTTCAATTTCCAGAAAAGTTAATTCCATTATTAATAAATAACTGCCTTCAACATAAAGATTTACCAGTGTATGGTGATGGTATGAATATAAGAGATTGGTTATTTGTAGAAGATCATGCAAAGGCAATTGATATGGTTATTAATGGTGGCAGACTTGGAGAAGTTTATAATGTTGGTGGACACAATGAAAGAACTAATATACAAATAGTAAAAACAGTCATATCTTATATAAATGAAAATGTAGATAAAGCAGTAAGTGAAAATTTAATTAAATATGTTGACGATAGAAAAGGACATGATAGAAGATACGGAATAGCTCCAGATAAGATAAAAGAAGAATTAGGGTGGTATCCTGAAACTACATTTGAAGTTGGAATAAAGAAGGCTATAAAGTGGTATTTAGATAATCAAGAGTGGATGAAGAATGTTACATCTGGAGATTATGAAAAGTATTATGAGAAGATGTATAAGTAA
- the rfbC gene encoding dTDP-4-dehydrorhamnose 3,5-epimerase has protein sequence MANFNFNTTRIDGVYIIEPKVFGDNRGYFMENYNKGQFDEAGLNMTFVQDNESKSSKGVLRGLHFQKKHSQGKLVRVTKGEVFDVAVDLRTGSPTYGHWEGVILNDENKKQFYIPEGFAHGFLVLSDEAVFNYKCTDLYSPEYDGGVMWNDSDINIKWPLDDIENIRLSEKDKAHPNLKDLDLREYEDFIYR, from the coding sequence ATGGCAAATTTTAATTTTAATACAACAAGGATTGATGGAGTATATATAATAGAACCTAAAGTTTTTGGAGATAACAGAGGTTATTTTATGGAAAATTATAATAAAGGACAATTTGATGAAGCTGGACTTAATATGACTTTTGTTCAAGATAATGAATCAAAATCTAGTAAAGGAGTTTTAAGAGGACTTCATTTTCAAAAGAAGCATAGTCAAGGAAAACTTGTTAGAGTAACGAAAGGCGAAGTTTTTGATGTAGCAGTTGACCTAAGAACAGGATCTCCTACTTATGGGCACTGGGAAGGAGTTATTTTAAATGATGAAAATAAAAAACAATTCTATATTCCAGAAGGTTTTGCACATGGTTTTTTAGTATTATCAGATGAAGCTGTTTTTAATTATAAATGTACAGATCTTTATTCACCAGAATATGATGGTGGAGTTATGTGGAATGATTCAGATATAAATATAAAATGGCCATTAGATGATATAGAAAATATACGTTTATCTGAAAAAGATAAAGCTCATCCTAATTTAAAAGATTTAGATTTAAGGGAATATGAAGATTTTATATATAGGTAG
- a CDS encoding glycosyltransferase family 2 protein, translated as MISIIIPTFNRANTIERSVLSILDQTYQDFELIIVDDNSQDETEVIVRRMNDKRIKYIKHERNLGANAARNTGVRAAKGELIAFQDSDDKWHNDKLEIQLKALKDYNADIVACSYNRYKNDLVDLMPKESIKDSEIKKKLLYGSFISTQTVLGKKECFYNEEFDETLPRFQDWELMIRLSQKYNIHFINNPLVDVFLQEDSLTKSHQKGLNALRLIKDKHNDLIKLDKYVEYRFYRMLAYESNRSKDFTKNYYFKAWNLRKKEVEILLKGIFLELEKLKFKYIIDSGN; from the coding sequence ATGATTTCAATTATTATTCCTACATTTAACAGAGCTAATACTATAGAAAGAAGTGTACTAAGTATACTAGATCAAACTTATCAAGATTTTGAACTAATAATAGTAGATGATAATTCACAAGATGAAACTGAAGTAATAGTTCGTAGAATGAATGATAAAAGAATAAAATATATTAAACATGAGAGAAACTTAGGCGCAAATGCAGCAAGAAATACTGGTGTAAGAGCAGCAAAAGGAGAATTAATAGCATTCCAAGATAGTGATGATAAATGGCATAATGATAAATTAGAAATACAACTTAAAGCTTTAAAAGATTATAATGCAGACATTGTTGCATGTTCATATAATAGATATAAAAATGATTTAGTAGATTTAATGCCTAAAGAAAGCATAAAGGATAGTGAAATAAAAAAGAAATTGTTGTATGGGAGTTTTATAAGTACTCAAACTGTTTTAGGAAAGAAAGAATGTTTCTACAATGAAGAATTTGATGAAACTTTACCACGATTCCAAGATTGGGAGTTAATGATAAGATTATCACAAAAATATAATATACATTTTATAAATAATCCTTTAGTAGATGTTTTTCTTCAAGAAGATAGTTTAACTAAAAGCCATCAAAAGGGATTAAATGCATTAAGACTCATAAAAGATAAACATAATGATTTAATTAAATTAGACAAATATGTAGAATATAGATTTTATAGGATGTTAGCTTATGAATCGAATAGAAGCAAAGATTTTACTAAAAATTATTACTTTAAAGCATGGAACTTAAGGAAAAAGGAAGTGGAAATTTTATTAAAGGGGATATTTTTAGAATTAGAAAAACTAAAATTCAAATACATTATCGATTCGGGTAACTAG